A part of Paenibacillus sp. IHBB 10380 genomic DNA contains:
- a CDS encoding CgeB family protein encodes MPEIQSITEAKQLHSKYRGFEASLQQLDARYRDGYEEGYLRGRASKIISQPPEIFSVRQLHILFVSSGKGYPYSPIDEAITATLQSLVTRVTVINSGTSIAEAAVQLSPDLVLILDGMFISREELDRIREQGFRTAVWLTDDPYYSDLTITKVQHYDFVFTLELNCVNLYKQLGCEHVYYLPFGVRTEHYQPLLAQVPSSLKRDISLIGSGYWNRIHFLHPILPHLMKYNTNFNGIWWDRLPEYPIYQHKIELGKWMGPIETAAAYNASKIVINLHRSHDDDSVNNNSLHIPAASPNPRTFEISACGTLQMSDARDDLVRFYEPGKEIVTYSSPQDFLEKIEFYLTHEKERQEIALAALERTYRDHTYNSRVNELLSIVFP; translated from the coding sequence ATGCCGGAAATTCAGAGTATTACAGAGGCTAAGCAGCTTCATTCTAAATATCGAGGTTTTGAAGCAAGTCTTCAACAGCTGGATGCTCGATACCGGGATGGATATGAAGAAGGATATTTACGTGGACGAGCGAGTAAAATCATAAGTCAACCCCCAGAAATCTTCTCGGTGAGACAGCTTCATATTCTATTTGTTTCATCAGGAAAGGGATATCCCTATTCACCTATCGATGAAGCCATTACAGCCACCTTGCAATCATTAGTAACCCGGGTAACTGTTATCAATTCTGGGACTTCGATTGCTGAAGCTGCTGTTCAACTTTCACCGGATCTTGTACTCATACTGGATGGAATGTTTATAAGCAGAGAGGAACTTGACCGCATACGTGAGCAAGGATTTCGCACAGCTGTTTGGCTAACAGATGATCCTTATTATTCGGATCTGACGATTACGAAGGTGCAACATTACGACTTTGTATTTACACTAGAATTGAATTGCGTCAACCTGTATAAGCAATTGGGATGTGAACACGTTTATTATCTCCCTTTTGGTGTTCGAACAGAACACTATCAACCTCTTCTTGCCCAAGTTCCATCCTCACTAAAGCGTGATATCAGCTTGATTGGTTCTGGCTATTGGAATCGAATCCATTTCCTTCACCCCATCCTTCCACATTTGATGAAGTACAATACGAATTTCAATGGAATATGGTGGGATCGCCTGCCCGAATATCCTATTTATCAGCATAAGATCGAATTAGGGAAGTGGATGGGGCCTATAGAAACAGCAGCTGCATATAACGCTTCGAAAATTGTCATTAACCTGCATCGTTCTCATGATGACGATAGCGTCAACAATAATTCACTTCATATTCCTGCAGCTTCTCCTAATCCTCGAACATTTGAAATATCAGCGTGTGGAACTTTGCAGATGAGCGATGCTAGAGATGACTTAGTACGATTCTATGAACCTGGTAAGGAAATCGTCACTTATAGTTCTCCACAGGATTTTCTGGAGAAAATTGAGTTCTATCTTACGCATGAGAAAGAGCGACAGGAGATAGCTTTGGCTGCTTTAGAGAGAACCTATAGAGATCATACGTATAACTCAAGAGTGAATGAGCTGTTATCCATCGTGTTTCCGTAA
- a CDS encoding glycosyltransferase family 4 protein produces MKKPKLMLFCHVSNIESITGSEKLLLLFCRHISASFDCILVAPQEGKFTTYARQQQTEVRIQPYPLHYEMYTPHANLLNDVEAYRNAPNYDAILRLIVEISPNVVLTNTCVNIVPAMAAKSLGIPVVWKLTEVITENAYTSLAVQWIDQNSDWVIAISHAVAQSFVGNMTSPISILYPSIGLRMNDILLNQNLRILKRKALELSSNESCIGYISSFIYEDKGLKQYIEMALLLCVTHPDARFLVIGSSIDNGYFDACVCNVKESGYESRFTFIPYVKTVHPIYCAMDILVIPSMVNEGFGLTALEGLASAKPVVTFSSGGLVEMMQSIGNQDRLVGTGDSQGLATKVAYLLDHPDEAAAIGKHNQVIANTLYGIDSFMQKLLEMIQHWGHVHPEWFIEPILSPFQFQLQPSTRKAIHARRKKRLDRRKKRAVQKKIIRKKSRSLKRRILRERGKFLKKRYA; encoded by the coding sequence ATGAAGAAACCTAAACTCATGCTATTCTGCCACGTGAGTAATATCGAGAGCATAACAGGCTCTGAGAAGCTCCTATTACTGTTTTGTCGTCATATATCCGCTAGTTTTGATTGTATCTTAGTTGCACCGCAAGAGGGGAAATTCACAACATACGCAAGACAGCAACAGACAGAGGTGCGAATTCAGCCTTATCCGTTGCACTACGAAATGTATACACCTCATGCCAATCTACTGAACGATGTGGAGGCGTATAGAAACGCGCCTAATTATGATGCTATCCTGAGATTAATTGTGGAAATTTCTCCAAATGTGGTTTTGACGAATACATGTGTAAATATAGTCCCGGCTATGGCTGCCAAGTCATTAGGGATTCCTGTCGTTTGGAAATTAACTGAAGTCATCACGGAGAATGCCTATACTTCTTTGGCGGTGCAATGGATAGACCAAAATAGTGACTGGGTGATTGCTATTTCCCATGCGGTAGCACAAAGTTTTGTAGGAAATATGACTTCCCCCATCTCTATTTTGTATCCTTCTATAGGGCTTCGTATGAACGATATCCTGTTGAATCAGAATCTACGTATTCTCAAACGTAAAGCTCTTGAGCTGAGTTCCAACGAATCATGTATCGGTTATATATCATCCTTCATCTATGAGGATAAAGGACTCAAGCAGTATATAGAGATGGCGTTATTACTCTGTGTAACTCACCCTGATGCAAGGTTTCTTGTTATTGGGAGTTCTATAGATAATGGTTACTTTGATGCTTGCGTTTGTAATGTAAAAGAGTCAGGTTACGAATCCCGCTTCACTTTTATCCCCTATGTAAAGACGGTCCACCCTATATATTGTGCTATGGACATTCTAGTTATTCCCAGTATGGTCAATGAGGGCTTTGGGTTGACAGCTTTGGAAGGATTAGCGTCTGCTAAACCAGTCGTGACGTTCTCTTCAGGTGGTTTAGTGGAAATGATGCAGAGCATAGGTAATCAGGATCGGCTTGTTGGTACAGGTGACAGTCAAGGACTGGCTACAAAAGTAGCCTATTTACTTGATCATCCAGACGAAGCTGCGGCTATAGGTAAACACAATCAAGTAATAGCTAATACACTTTATGGAATAGATTCATTCATGCAGAAATTGCTGGAGATGATCCAGCACTGGGGTCATGTACATCCTGAATGGTTTATAGAGCCTATTCTCTCTCCATTCCAATTTCAATTACAGCCTTCTACAAGGAAGGCTATTCATGCTAGGCGTAAGAAAAGACTTGATCGCCGCAAAAAAAGAGCTGTTCAGAAGAAAATAATCCGGAAGAAAAGTAGATCCTTGAAGAGGAGAATTCTTCGTGAAAGGGGAAAGTTTCTGAAAAAACGCTATGCTTAA
- a CDS encoding glycosyltransferase family 2 protein → MYDETNALDASLQFQQKLKCSENILDDGPKVSIIIPFYNCPYVDQAIQSARAQSYSNIEIIVVDDGSTAHRQLITPYLNTIRYFRKSNGGTASALNYGILQATGQYFAWLSSDDIYTSDKIERQLQFMLTNHALISHTAYYYINSESIRTSEPIRCSFQSPRHLLETLMSECPINGCSIMMDMNVLRKVGLFNEERRYTHDYDLWLRILPFFKLFYVDVALLEYRLHNNMGTVLYRDELYNEMRLVQDTHRETILQLIQQEG, encoded by the coding sequence ATGTACGATGAAACGAACGCCTTAGATGCTTCACTTCAGTTTCAACAGAAGTTAAAATGTTCAGAAAATATACTGGATGATGGGCCTAAAGTATCGATCATTATTCCTTTTTATAACTGTCCCTACGTCGATCAAGCCATTCAAAGTGCTAGAGCACAATCCTATAGCAATATAGAAATTATTGTAGTGGATGATGGTTCGACAGCACACAGGCAACTTATTACCCCATACTTGAATACCATTCGCTACTTTCGTAAGAGCAATGGGGGGACAGCGAGTGCACTGAACTATGGAATATTACAAGCAACGGGACAATATTTCGCATGGCTTAGTTCCGATGATATCTATACTTCAGATAAAATAGAGCGACAACTTCAATTTATGCTAACGAATCATGCTCTAATAAGTCATACAGCTTATTATTATATCAACTCTGAGAGCATTAGAACGAGTGAGCCTATTCGTTGTTCTTTTCAGAGCCCAAGACATCTACTAGAAACTTTAATGAGCGAATGCCCTATTAACGGTTGCTCCATCATGATGGATATGAACGTGTTAAGAAAGGTCGGCCTATTCAATGAAGAGCGACGATACACCCATGATTATGATCTGTGGCTCCGTATTTTGCCTTTTTTCAAACTATTCTATGTAGATGTCGCACTTCTCGAATATAGGCTTCATAACAACATGGGAACAGTGCTATATAGAGATGAATTATACAATGAAATGAGACTTGTGCAAGACACACATCGCGAAACTATACTTCAGCTTATTCAACAGGAGGGATGA
- a CDS encoding polysaccharide biosynthesis protein, translated as MFENQRILVTGGTGSWGQELITQLLPRQPKEVIIYSRNESTQVAMSRQFESDLLSFCIGDIRDREALTVACQEVDYIFHLAALKHVPICEEQPYEALKTNVIGTQNVIEAAIENRVKKVIYISTDKAANPSNFYGMTKAIGEKLIVYANLLRSQTQFVTVRGGNVLGTNGSVVHLFMDQIERKKLVNITDMRMTRFFLTLPDAITLLFKASIESVGGEIFIMTMPTCRIVDLAEVLIEASGMEYVSMIETGIRPGEKIHEILMSDYESQTTIVFDDQYLVILPTIDIPYVKKHYSRYPHVSFSSFSSEQNIMTKEEIKDILVRGGFLS; from the coding sequence ATGTTTGAAAATCAGCGTATTTTGGTAACAGGAGGGACAGGATCTTGGGGGCAGGAGCTCATTACACAGCTGTTGCCACGTCAGCCTAAGGAAGTCATTATTTATTCACGTAATGAGTCTACTCAGGTAGCGATGAGTCGTCAATTTGAGAGCGATCTACTAAGTTTCTGTATTGGCGATATTAGAGATCGTGAGGCACTAACCGTGGCCTGCCAAGAGGTGGATTATATATTCCATTTAGCAGCACTTAAGCATGTGCCCATATGCGAAGAACAGCCTTACGAAGCGCTTAAGACCAATGTCATCGGAACACAGAATGTGATTGAGGCGGCTATTGAGAATCGTGTGAAGAAGGTCATTTATATATCTACAGATAAAGCTGCTAATCCATCCAACTTCTATGGCATGACTAAAGCAATCGGTGAAAAATTAATTGTGTACGCCAATCTGCTACGTAGTCAGACTCAATTTGTTACTGTACGCGGTGGGAATGTGTTAGGTACAAATGGTAGTGTTGTCCACCTATTCATGGATCAAATTGAGCGCAAAAAACTAGTCAACATAACAGATATGAGAATGACACGATTCTTCCTAACGCTGCCAGATGCGATTACATTATTGTTCAAGGCATCTATTGAAAGTGTAGGTGGAGAAATATTCATCATGACGATGCCAACTTGTCGTATCGTAGATTTAGCTGAGGTACTCATTGAAGCTTCAGGAATGGAGTATGTGAGTATGATTGAAACAGGCATTCGTCCAGGGGAGAAAATCCATGAGATCTTGATGAGTGACTATGAGAGCCAAACAACGATTGTTTTCGATGATCAATATCTTGTAATCCTTCCTACCATTGATATTCCCTATGTGAAAAAACATTACAGTCGTTATCCTCATGTTTCTTTCAGTAGTTTCAGCTCGGAACAAAATATTATGACGAAAGAGGAGATTAAAGATATTCTCGTCCGAGGAGGCTTCTTGTCATGA
- a CDS encoding NAD-dependent epimerase/dehydratase family protein, producing MKEQTLLITGANGFTGRHACDYFATKGIRVIAVIRRPDSLPPIAGVEPWVCDLTVKDEVQTLVHHVRPDFVLHLAGKNSVPESWIDPLLYMENNILATLTLLDALRSHPESHILIVSSRLKFTLATPPRPPHPYSLSKTLEECAVLSWRELFQQHILLAEPSNLMGPGPSTGICALLARHIVNSEQGKDMNSFRISSRYDTRDFVDVRDAILAYDLILEKGESGRVYPICSGVKRSLGDIATSMVELAKVPILLEMGHAPQSSWIDDECQSKDLYDMGWKPQIPWEQSLLDIMEYFRTEGVKGE from the coding sequence ATGAAGGAACAGACATTGCTTATTACAGGTGCTAATGGATTTACAGGAAGGCATGCTTGTGATTATTTTGCAACGAAGGGAATTAGAGTTATCGCCGTGATCCGTCGCCCTGATAGTCTGCCACCCATTGCAGGAGTTGAACCATGGGTTTGTGATTTGACCGTGAAAGATGAAGTACAGACATTGGTTCATCATGTGAGACCAGACTTTGTTCTGCATTTAGCAGGCAAAAACTCGGTTCCTGAATCATGGATCGATCCTTTGCTATACATGGAGAACAATATATTAGCCACTTTAACTTTGCTTGATGCATTACGTAGCCATCCAGAAAGTCATATTCTTATTGTAAGTTCACGTTTGAAGTTTACGCTGGCTACCCCTCCTCGCCCTCCACATCCTTATAGTTTGAGTAAAACGTTGGAGGAGTGTGCTGTATTGTCATGGAGGGAATTGTTTCAACAGCATATATTACTAGCCGAGCCGAGTAATCTAATGGGACCAGGACCCTCCACGGGAATTTGTGCATTGCTTGCTAGACATATTGTCAATAGTGAGCAGGGAAAGGATATGAATTCTTTTCGTATATCCTCACGTTATGACACGCGAGATTTCGTGGATGTAAGGGATGCTATTCTAGCTTACGATCTAATTCTTGAGAAGGGGGAGTCGGGGAGGGTGTATCCAATATGTTCTGGTGTGAAGCGTTCACTAGGAGATATTGCGACTTCTATGGTTGAGTTGGCCAAAGTACCCATCCTATTGGAAATGGGTCATGCTCCACAGTCCTCTTGGATAGATGATGAATGCCAGTCTAAGGATTTGTATGATATGGGATGGAAGCCCCAAATCCCTTGGGAGCAATCTCTTCTTGATATTATGGAGTACTTTCGTACTGAGGGGGTAAAGGGAGAATGA
- a CDS encoding dTDP-4-dehydrorhamnose reductase family protein, translated as MKLLILGGNGMAGHMLVDYFKRQGKHSVFYTTRNEKDPSGLILDVSDMHKVEQMIEVVHPEVVINAIGVLNQHAKEDIIRAYRINGLLPHRLQAAADHISARLIHISTDCVFLGTRGQYVEEECPDGVTPYAVTKALGEVRMQGHLTIRTSIIGPEIRSNGIGLMNWFMKQHGEVLGYKCVLWNGITTLELAKAIDHFLDTDTSGIVHLAQSTSISKYNLLLMMKDIWERRDIHVIPDDSLKQDRTLKTTRRDVTYSVPPYRFMLEELAVWMNMR; from the coding sequence ATGAAGCTGCTGATTTTAGGCGGGAACGGCATGGCAGGGCATATGCTAGTTGATTATTTCAAGAGACAAGGGAAGCATAGTGTGTTCTACACAACGAGAAATGAGAAGGACCCCTCAGGTCTTATTCTAGACGTATCGGATATGCATAAGGTGGAACAAATGATTGAAGTTGTCCATCCTGAGGTAGTCATTAACGCAATTGGAGTACTCAATCAACATGCCAAGGAAGACATTATTCGGGCTTATCGTATTAATGGTTTGTTGCCCCATCGTCTTCAAGCTGCTGCTGATCACATTTCTGCACGTCTCATTCATATTAGTACAGATTGCGTATTTCTAGGAACCCGTGGTCAGTATGTAGAGGAGGAATGCCCAGATGGAGTCACACCCTATGCCGTGACGAAGGCATTGGGTGAAGTTCGTATGCAGGGTCATTTAACGATACGCACCTCCATCATTGGACCTGAGATTCGCTCTAATGGTATAGGTCTGATGAATTGGTTCATGAAGCAGCATGGAGAAGTTCTTGGATATAAGTGTGTATTATGGAATGGAATAACGACCCTAGAGCTTGCAAAAGCGATAGACCATTTCTTGGACACAGATACCTCTGGTATTGTTCATTTAGCTCAAAGTACCTCTATAAGTAAATATAACTTGCTTCTAATGATGAAGGATATATGGGAGAGAAGAGATATTCACGTCATTCCAGATGATAGTCTTAAACAAGATAGAACGTTGAAGACAACGCGTCGTGATGTGACTTATTCCGTACCTCCTTATAGATTCATGCTTGAAGAACTTGCTGTTTGGATGAACATGCGATGA
- a CDS encoding glycosyltransferase: protein MTRPLVSVVIPFYNCPYIDQAIQSALSQTYTPLEIIVVDDGSTQHVDKITPYLPYINYLGKSNGGTATALNRGIVHATGQYVAWLSSDDIFYPAKINNQVLFMQEHYAYISYTNFNLIDAASNVTQEKAGASFCTVKDFYSCFIHGNPVNGCTVMMRKELFGFIGLFDEGLPYTHDFDLWYRVMLGGYYFPFLNESLTAYRIHDEMGSLRHQATIQQEIVATKARYYDPFVQFLQRLGG from the coding sequence ATGACAAGACCATTGGTAAGCGTAGTAATTCCTTTTTATAATTGCCCTTATATTGATCAAGCGATACAATCAGCACTTTCGCAAACCTATACCCCGCTTGAGATTATCGTTGTAGACGACGGTTCTACACAGCATGTAGATAAAATCACTCCCTATCTTCCGTATATAAATTATTTGGGTAAAAGTAATGGGGGGACAGCAACGGCTCTTAATCGCGGAATTGTACACGCCACAGGACAGTATGTGGCTTGGCTTAGTTCTGATGATATATTCTATCCAGCTAAAATCAATAATCAGGTTCTCTTTATGCAGGAACATTATGCTTATATATCTTATACAAATTTTAATCTAATTGATGCAGCCAGTAACGTGACACAAGAGAAAGCAGGTGCATCTTTCTGTACTGTGAAGGACTTTTATAGCTGTTTCATACATGGAAATCCAGTGAATGGATGCACAGTTATGATGAGAAAGGAACTGTTTGGCTTTATTGGATTATTTGATGAAGGGCTACCTTACACACATGATTTCGATCTGTGGTATCGCGTCATGTTGGGTGGATACTACTTTCCTTTTCTTAACGAATCGTTAACAGCATACCGCATTCATGATGAGATGGGATCGTTAAGACATCAAGCTACGATCCAACAAGAAATTGTTGCTACTAAGGCTCGTTATTATGATCCGTTCGTGCAATTTCTGCAAAGACTTGGAGGTTAG
- a CDS encoding sugar phosphate nucleotidyltransferase codes for MKGVILAGGTGTRLYPLTQLINKHLLPIGKYPMICYGIERLRQAGITDILIVMGKHSSGLYTDFLGSGKEWGVQLTYRIQEAAGGIAEALELTQNYMSIGERFVVLLGDNLFINDLRPYVDRYLMQPEGSAKVLLKQVNDAHRYGVPVFDQYDPTRIVFIEEKPVNPKSDYCVTGIYMYDTEVFSKISQIQASARGEFEITDVNNLYAGSGQLEYDTLTEWWIDAGTFDSLQEADRQMKGFLP; via the coding sequence GTGAAAGGTGTTATTTTGGCGGGTGGAACGGGCACACGTTTGTATCCGTTAACTCAACTGATTAACAAGCATTTACTTCCTATCGGTAAATATCCTATGATATGTTACGGTATTGAGAGGCTAAGGCAGGCAGGGATTACAGATATTTTGATTGTGATGGGTAAGCATTCTTCAGGTCTATACACAGACTTCTTGGGCAGTGGCAAAGAATGGGGTGTTCAGCTCACCTATCGAATTCAAGAAGCTGCGGGTGGTATTGCGGAAGCATTAGAGCTGACCCAAAACTACATGAGTATAGGTGAAAGATTTGTGGTTCTACTCGGTGACAACTTATTTATAAATGATCTGAGACCTTATGTGGATCGTTATTTAATGCAGCCCGAGGGCAGTGCCAAAGTGCTGTTGAAGCAAGTCAATGATGCTCATCGTTATGGCGTTCCCGTATTCGATCAGTATGATCCGACTCGTATTGTATTTATTGAAGAAAAGCCCGTAAATCCAAAGTCGGATTACTGCGTAACTGGAATTTATATGTATGATACAGAAGTGTTTAGTAAAATTTCACAGATTCAAGCTTCTGCTCGCGGAGAGTTCGAAATTACGGATGTTAACAATTTATACGCTGGAAGCGGACAGCTAGAATATGATACTCTGACTGAATGGTGGATCGATGCGGGAACTTTCGACTCTCTGCAGGAGGCTGATCGCCAAATGAAAGGGTTTCTTCCATAG
- the wecB gene encoding non-hydrolyzing UDP-N-acetylglucosamine 2-epimerase — translation MRIMTILGTRPEIIRLSLILPKLDRYAQRHVLVHTGQNFTESLSGVFFREMGLREPDYILQDAAASLGGQLASMFLQLEPILVQEKPDAILLLGDTNSALCAILSERLGYPVVHMEAGNRCFDLNVPEEKNRRIIDAISSINMPYTQQSKEHLIREGVPSQRIVLTGNPIYEVMQHYESKVLNSDVLNRLSLKPDEYFLVTTHRSENVDRPDHLFQIMSGLNAVAETHGRRLICSIHPRTASQITKHLQLKMHPLVEFHEPFGFFDFIMLERQACCALTDSGTVQEECCILHIPTVTMRWTTERPETVDCGSNIVSGVDAVAIANSASMMLNMPRRWQCPEGYLVDNVSDKVIKFMLGGKVYV, via the coding sequence ATGAGAATTATGACGATTTTGGGTACACGTCCCGAAATTATCAGGCTCAGCTTGATCCTTCCTAAGCTGGACCGATATGCACAGAGACATGTACTAGTACACACAGGGCAAAATTTCACAGAGAGCCTAAGTGGTGTGTTTTTTCGGGAGATGGGTCTACGAGAGCCTGACTATATATTACAAGATGCGGCAGCCTCCCTAGGAGGTCAGTTGGCATCGATGTTTCTACAACTAGAGCCTATTCTGGTTCAAGAGAAGCCAGATGCAATTCTACTCTTGGGGGATACCAATAGTGCATTATGTGCGATCCTAAGCGAGAGACTTGGCTATCCTGTCGTGCATATGGAAGCAGGTAATCGTTGCTTTGACTTGAATGTTCCAGAGGAAAAAAATCGGCGTATCATCGATGCCATTTCTTCTATTAATATGCCATACACGCAACAGAGTAAAGAACATCTCATACGTGAAGGTGTTCCAAGTCAGCGCATTGTATTGACTGGTAATCCGATCTATGAGGTTATGCAGCATTATGAATCTAAGGTGTTGAATAGCGATGTGCTGAATCGCCTTTCGCTGAAACCTGATGAATATTTTCTTGTAACTACTCATCGTTCGGAGAATGTAGATCGACCTGATCATTTGTTTCAAATTATGAGTGGATTGAACGCCGTTGCTGAGACACATGGACGTCGTCTCATATGTAGTATTCATCCACGAACAGCTTCTCAAATTACGAAGCATTTGCAATTAAAGATGCATCCACTAGTGGAATTTCATGAGCCCTTCGGATTCTTCGATTTTATTATGCTTGAGCGCCAAGCTTGCTGCGCTCTTACTGACAGTGGAACTGTTCAGGAGGAATGTTGCATCTTGCATATTCCAACCGTTACGATGCGTTGGACTACAGAACGCCCAGAGACTGTGGATTGTGGTAGCAATATTGTATCTGGTGTAGATGCTGTAGCTATAGCGAATTCGGCATCCATGATGTTGAACATGCCAAGAAGGTGGCAGTGCCCAGAAGGATACTTGGTAGACAATGTATCGGATAAGGTTATCAAATTTATGCTTGGAGGGAAAGTATATGTTTGA
- a CDS encoding glycosyltransferase family 2 protein, with the protein MIKQPKRQPKRQSRRQPKRQAKSHRLRGRKVSNLPSSHRQSIWIKRAFLEGEKAGSQSDSALGTTDEMFQSIQQSFNSWCSTEFKKRPDYSLMKKLSSFYCRGVLNSTGKKVRGVPLLLQGSASAVVCASNEGESLNLVLDELERLPLTDIIVILNGCHDNSYKVARSHKGTTIVHYDQRLGHDVGRSIGAGIVKTDIVLFTDGDIVIPAEELAPFLYAVDGGVDVALNNITPYLPSFNDHDVVTRNKSFLNMILQRQELHADSLTAIPHALSSRCISGIGLSSLMVPPKAQALALAQGYRVASVHSVDVISRNRSHTSNRGKHNVVADLIKGDHAEALHELMSKYGLLLFTPLESRSDVAIRRNTR; encoded by the coding sequence TTGATTAAACAACCGAAGAGACAACCGAAGAGACAATCGAGGAGACAACCGAAGAGGCAAGCAAAAAGTCATAGATTAAGAGGGCGCAAGGTCAGTAACTTACCTTCAAGTCATCGCCAATCCATATGGATAAAGCGAGCTTTTCTCGAAGGGGAAAAAGCAGGTTCACAGAGTGACTCTGCGCTAGGCACAACAGATGAGATGTTTCAATCCATACAACAATCTTTCAATAGTTGGTGCTCCACTGAATTCAAGAAACGTCCAGATTATTCACTCATGAAGAAGCTTTCTTCTTTCTACTGCCGAGGTGTTTTGAATTCTACAGGTAAGAAAGTTCGGGGAGTTCCTCTGTTGCTTCAAGGAAGTGCATCCGCCGTTGTATGTGCAAGTAATGAAGGCGAGAGTTTGAATCTCGTATTAGATGAGTTAGAGAGGCTACCCTTAACGGACATCATTGTTATTCTAAATGGTTGTCATGACAATAGCTACAAAGTTGCCAGAAGTCATAAAGGGACAACAATTGTCCATTATGATCAGCGTCTTGGACATGATGTGGGGCGCTCTATTGGAGCGGGTATAGTTAAGACAGATATCGTACTTTTCACAGATGGGGATATTGTGATTCCAGCTGAGGAGTTGGCTCCATTTCTATACGCGGTTGATGGGGGAGTGGATGTGGCTTTGAATAATATTACACCCTATCTTCCTTCTTTTAATGATCACGATGTGGTGACACGTAATAAAAGCTTCTTGAATATGATATTACAACGCCAAGAGTTACATGCTGATTCCTTAACCGCTATACCCCATGCCTTATCCAGTCGATGTATTTCAGGGATCGGGCTATCTTCATTGATGGTTCCACCCAAAGCACAGGCATTAGCTCTGGCTCAAGGATACCGAGTCGCTTCTGTTCACTCGGTGGATGTGATCTCGAGAAATCGATCTCATACTAGTAATCGTGGCAAACATAATGTAGTAGCCGATTTGATCAAGGGGGACCATGCGGAGGCACTGCATGAACTGATGTCGAAATATGGTCTTCTGTTATTTACACCCCTTGAGTCTCGTTCTGATGTTGCTATACGGAGGAATACCAGATGA
- a CDS encoding glycosyltransferase family 2 protein → MTKTSIIIPTFNGLPLLSACIDSIRSHTIAEQYELIIVDNGSTDGTAEYCIRERLTFVSLPKNIGFPKACNIGISIATRDQLLLLNNDVICTPNWLSNLTQALTSSPDIGIVGPSSNDVNGLQLVEVSYSNMEEFQQMAALNNSSDPNRWLEVQRVAGLCFLFKREVLNKVGVLDEAFSPRYYEDDDYCFRARIGGYKLLLCQDVLIYHGGSASFKTSYASEDIAAIIDRNYQLFINKWHVDPHQFIDSWTKTTPEGGEVQ, encoded by the coding sequence ATGACAAAGACAAGTATCATTATTCCTACCTTTAATGGGCTTCCTCTGCTCTCAGCCTGTATTGATTCTATCCGAAGTCATACGATAGCTGAGCAATATGAGCTGATTATTGTTGATAACGGATCGACGGATGGAACAGCAGAGTATTGTATTCGCGAAAGATTAACGTTCGTATCTCTTCCAAAGAATATTGGATTTCCGAAAGCTTGTAATATCGGGATATCCATAGCCACGCGAGATCAATTGCTGCTGCTGAATAACGATGTTATCTGCACTCCGAACTGGTTATCTAATCTAACTCAGGCGTTAACAAGCAGTCCAGATATAGGTATCGTCGGTCCTAGTAGCAATGATGTGAATGGGTTGCAGCTGGTTGAGGTTTCTTATTCGAACATGGAAGAATTTCAGCAAATGGCAGCTCTTAATAATAGCTCGGATCCAAATCGCTGGCTTGAAGTACAACGAGTTGCAGGATTATGCTTCTTGTTTAAAAGAGAGGTTCTGAATAAAGTAGGAGTATTAGATGAAGCTTTCTCTCCCAGGTATTATGAGGATGACGATTATTGTTTTCGTGCACGGATAGGAGGATATAAATTGTTGCTATGCCAAGATGTGCTCATCTACCATGGAGGTAGTGCGAGCTTTAAAACATCTTATGCATCTGAAGATATTGCAGCAATTATCGATAGGAACTATCAGCTATTCATAAATAAATGGCATGTAGATCCTCATCAATTTATCGATTCATGGACCAAAACCACTCCTGAAGGAGGAGAAGTGCAGTGA